A single genomic interval of Pyrus communis chromosome 7, drPyrComm1.1, whole genome shotgun sequence harbors:
- the LOC137738655 gene encoding transcription factor TCP4-like — MGMKGCGGEIVQVQGGHIVRSTGRKDRHSKVYTAKGPRDRRVRLSAHTAIQFYDVQDRLGYDRPSKAVDWLIKKAKSSIDKLAELPPWHPITTSNHAAEADDPFRSSNPNPNEMVIAAAEPQSESSAGYNFNFELHRQRQSDNDSNFNIPPSLDTDNIADTMKSFFPTNTSSNAVAASSVVDFQSYAPDPHLISTTTQDLGLSLHSFQDQSLNIHHNHTHTQQSSQTLFATAMGIGLDSSSYQRMVAWSNENRGLDGGFVFNSHSHSYAQPQLHHHGGTLQSSFTPSVSARAWQQQQQQHSSIFGTRFGASDGSSPVFCIQGEEAENGVVSDRTASTSSPNSTRQL; from the coding sequence ATGGGAATGAAGGGCTGTGGTGGAGAGATTGTGCAAGTCCAGGGCGGCCACATTGTTCGATCCACCGGACGCAAGGATCGTCACAGCAAGGTTTACACCGCCAAAGGCCCCAGAGACCGCCGTGTCCGGTTGTCCGCCCACACTGCCATCCAATTCTACGATGTTCAAGACCGTCTTGGATATGATCGACCCAGTAAAGCCGTCGACTGGCTCATCAAGAAAGCCAAATCTTCCATTGACAAGCTCGCTGAGCTTCCACCTTGGCATCCTATCACTACTAGTAACCATGCTGCCGAGGCTGATGATCCGTTTCGATCATcgaatccaaatccaaatgaaATGGTAATTGCAGCAGCTGAGCCGCAGTCAGAGTCCTCAGCCGGCTACAATTTTAACTTTGAGCTCCATAGGCAAAGGCAATCAGACAACGATTCGAACTTCAACATTCCGCCATCTCTGGACACAGACAATATAGCTGACACTATGAAATCGTTCTTCCCCACAAACACTAGTAGCAACGCCGTTGCTGCTTCCTCCGTCGTCGATTTCCAAAGCTATGCACCCGATCCCCATCTTATTTCAACAACCACCCAAGACCTCGGCCTCTCTCTCCACTCCTTCCAAGACCAAAGCCTAAATATTCATCACAATCACACACATACCCAGCAGTCCTCTCAAACCCTTTTCGCCACCGCAATGGGAATTGGACTTGACTCCTCCAGTTATCAGAGAATGGTGGCATGGAGCAATGAAAACAGAGGACTTGATGGTGGCTTTGTATTCAACTCACACTCACACTCATATGCTCAGCCTCAGCTTCACCACCATGGGGGTACCCTTCAGTCCAGTTTTACGCCATCAGTTTCCGCCCGCGCttggcagcagcagcagcagcagcactcTTCAATCTTCGGCACCCGCTTCGGCGCCTCTGATGGTAGCTCGCCTGTCTTCTGCATTCAAGGAGAGGAGGCTGAGAACGGTGTTGTTTCAGATCGAACGGCTTCCACTTCCTCTCCCAATTCCACCCGCCAGCTTTGA